The proteins below are encoded in one region of Phycicoccus sp. M110.8:
- a CDS encoding adenosine deaminase, with protein sequence MSRAVVDLPKAHLHLHFTGSMRVSTVHELAARHGIRLPDALTSDYPPRLSARDERGWFRFQRLYDAARACVRDESDLRRIVREAAEDDAAEGSRWLEIQVDPTSYAPFVGGITPALEIVLDEARLASAAGPTGVAVVVAASRIRHPLDARTLARLAARYAGEGPGEVVGFGLSNDERRGVTEEFAPAFEIARRAGLALVPHAGELLGPTAVETTLESIRPDRIGHGVRSVEDPRVLDLVAESGVALEVCPRSNVALGVYGSAQDVPLRTIVEHGIPVALGADDPLLFGSRLAPQYESAREDLGFSDEELADLARGSWRASRAPEDVRKQALEGIEAWLAG encoded by the coding sequence ATGTCGCGCGCGGTGGTCGATCTGCCCAAGGCGCACCTCCACCTGCACTTCACGGGGTCGATGCGGGTCTCGACGGTGCACGAGCTCGCGGCCCGGCACGGCATCCGGCTGCCCGACGCCCTGACGAGCGACTACCCGCCCCGGCTGAGCGCGCGCGACGAGCGCGGCTGGTTCCGGTTCCAGCGGCTGTACGACGCGGCGCGGGCCTGCGTGCGCGACGAGTCCGACCTGCGCCGGATCGTGCGCGAGGCCGCGGAGGACGACGCCGCCGAGGGCTCGCGCTGGCTGGAGATCCAGGTGGACCCGACGTCGTACGCCCCGTTCGTCGGCGGCATCACGCCCGCGCTCGAGATCGTCCTGGACGAGGCCCGGCTCGCGTCCGCGGCGGGACCCACCGGGGTCGCCGTCGTCGTGGCGGCCAGCCGCATCAGGCACCCGCTCGACGCCCGCACCCTGGCCCGGTTGGCGGCGCGGTATGCCGGTGAGGGACCGGGCGAGGTCGTGGGCTTCGGCCTCAGCAACGACGAGCGACGGGGCGTGACCGAGGAGTTCGCACCGGCCTTCGAGATCGCCCGCCGCGCAGGCCTGGCGCTCGTGCCGCACGCCGGGGAGCTGCTCGGCCCCACCGCCGTGGAGACGACGCTGGAGTCGATCCGGCCCGACCGCATCGGGCACGGCGTCCGGTCGGTCGAGGACCCGCGGGTCCTCGACCTCGTGGCCGAGTCCGGCGTGGCCCTCGAGGTCTGCCCGCGCAGCAACGTCGCGCTCGGGGTCTACGGCAGCGCGCAGGACGTGCCCCTGCGCACGATCGTCGAGCACGGCATACCCGTCGCGCTGGGGGCCGACGACCCCCTGCTCTTCGGCTCCCGGCTGGCACCGCAGTACGAGTCCGCGCGCGAGGACCTCGGGTTCTCCGACGAGGAGCTGGCGGACCTGGCCCGCGGCTCGTGGCGGGCGTCGAGGGCGCCGGAGGACGTGCGCAAGCAGGCCCTCGAGGGCATCGAGGCCTGGCTGGCGGGCTGA
- a CDS encoding UDP-N-acetylmuramate dehydrogenase yields the protein MREEHDAPIAPLTTMRVGGPAARLVTAGTTDEVVDTVREVDDADEPLLVLTGGSNVVVADEGFPGTVLRVATDGIEVESADLCGGVMVRVAAGVPWDDLVARAVAEGWAGIEALSGIPGGTGATPVQNVGAYGQEVAQTIASVRVWDRRDQVVRTVANADCAFTYRHSVFKAADRYVVLDVLFQLVPSELSRPVAYADLARQLGVEVGDRVPLADAREAVLAQRRRRGMVLDEADHDTWSCGSFFTNPVLSPQRFEELERRAAERLGPEGPTPPRFADAEGNVKTSAAWLIEHAGFGKGYRMPGPAALSTKHTLAVTNRGAATARDIVALARELRDGVDDAFGVTLVNEPVLVGTSL from the coding sequence ATGCGCGAGGAGCACGACGCGCCCATCGCGCCCCTGACCACCATGCGCGTCGGCGGCCCGGCCGCCCGGCTCGTCACCGCGGGGACGACCGACGAGGTCGTCGACACGGTGCGTGAGGTCGACGACGCCGACGAGCCCCTGCTGGTGCTCACCGGCGGGTCCAACGTCGTCGTCGCCGACGAGGGCTTCCCCGGCACCGTCCTGCGGGTGGCCACAGACGGCATCGAGGTGGAGTCCGCCGACCTGTGCGGCGGGGTGATGGTGCGCGTCGCGGCAGGCGTCCCCTGGGACGACCTCGTCGCGCGGGCCGTCGCCGAGGGGTGGGCCGGGATCGAGGCGCTCTCGGGCATCCCCGGCGGCACCGGGGCGACCCCGGTGCAGAACGTCGGCGCCTACGGCCAGGAGGTCGCCCAGACGATCGCCTCGGTGCGGGTGTGGGACCGCCGTGACCAGGTGGTCCGCACCGTCGCCAACGCCGACTGCGCCTTCACCTACCGGCACTCGGTCTTCAAGGCCGCCGACCGCTACGTCGTCCTCGACGTCCTGTTTCAGCTGGTGCCGAGCGAGCTGAGCCGCCCCGTCGCGTACGCCGACCTCGCCCGCCAGCTCGGCGTCGAGGTGGGCGACCGCGTCCCGCTCGCGGACGCCCGCGAGGCCGTGCTGGCCCAGCGCCGCCGCCGCGGCATGGTCCTCGACGAGGCCGACCACGACACCTGGTCGTGCGGGTCCTTCTTCACCAACCCGGTCCTGTCGCCGCAGCGGTTCGAGGAGCTCGAGCGCCGGGCCGCCGAGCGGCTGGGGCCCGAGGGCCCGACGCCACCCCGCTTCGCCGACGCCGAGGGCAACGTCAAGACCTCTGCGGCGTGGCTGATCGAGCACGCCGGCTTCGGCAAGGGCTACCGCATGCCGGGGCCGGCGGCCCTGTCCACCAAGCACACCCTGGCCGTCACGAACCGGGGCGCGGCCACCGCACGCGACATCGTCGCGCTGGCGCGCGAGCTGCGCGACGGCGTCGACGACGCCTTCGGCGTGACCCTCGTCAACGAGCCAGTGCTGGTCGGCACCAGCCTCTGA
- a CDS encoding MaoC/PaaZ C-terminal domain-containing protein produces the protein MAVRSFDAVAAGDTFGPTTVHVGRDTLVAYANASGDQNPIHQDEDFARSVGLPDIIAHGMWTMGAAGAVLEEWVGDGGRVVEFGTRFTSMVVVPRDGADLEVSGTVKSLDEDSRRATVELTVTAEGTKALGRCLAVVALA, from the coding sequence ATGGCCGTCCGCAGCTTCGACGCCGTCGCCGCCGGCGACACCTTCGGCCCCACGACGGTGCACGTCGGCCGCGACACGCTCGTCGCCTACGCCAACGCCTCCGGCGACCAGAACCCCATCCACCAGGACGAGGACTTCGCCCGCTCGGTGGGCCTGCCCGACATCATCGCCCACGGCATGTGGACCATGGGCGCGGCCGGTGCCGTGCTCGAGGAGTGGGTGGGTGACGGCGGCCGGGTTGTCGAGTTCGGCACCCGCTTCACCTCGATGGTGGTCGTCCCCCGCGACGGCGCCGACCTCGAGGTCTCCGGCACCGTGAAGTCCCTCGACGAGGACTCTCGCCGGGCCACCGTCGAGCTCACCGTGACCGCCGAGGGCACCAAGGCGCTGGGCCGGTGCCTCGCGGTGGTGGCGCTCGCCTGA
- a CDS encoding MaoC family dehydratase N-terminal domain-containing protein yields the protein MAVNADFLGRTYPPSGPYAVDAAMLTAFAEAVGSHDPVHSSADAARAAGYRDVIAPPTFAVSIAQQVDRQYVADPEAGIDYSRVVHGEQKFVHHRPITAGDSVVGTLTVDSIRQAGGHSMVTTRTELATEDGEALCTSTSTIVVRGGE from the coding sequence ATGGCCGTCAACGCAGATTTCCTGGGGCGCACCTACCCGCCCAGTGGCCCGTATGCCGTGGACGCGGCGATGCTCACGGCCTTCGCCGAGGCGGTCGGCTCGCACGACCCGGTGCACTCCTCCGCCGACGCCGCCCGCGCCGCCGGGTACCGCGACGTCATCGCGCCGCCCACCTTCGCGGTGAGCATCGCCCAGCAGGTGGACCGGCAGTACGTCGCCGACCCCGAGGCCGGCATCGACTACAGCCGGGTGGTCCACGGCGAGCAGAAGTTCGTCCACCACCGCCCCATCACGGCCGGCGACTCGGTCGTGGGCACGCTCACCGTCGACTCGATCCGCCAGGCCGGCGGCCACTCGATGGTCACGACCCGCACCGAGCTCGCAACCGAGGACGGCGAGGCCCTGTGCACGTCGACCTCCACCATCGTCGTCCGGGGAGGGGAGTGA
- the rpmG gene encoding 50S ribosomal protein L33: MASKSADVRPKITLACVDCKERNYITKKNRRNNPDRLEMKKFCPRDGKHTLHRETR; encoded by the coding sequence GTGGCTAGCAAGAGCGCAGACGTCCGCCCCAAGATCACCCTGGCGTGCGTGGACTGCAAGGAGCGCAACTACATCACCAAGAAGAACCGTCGGAACAACCCCGACCGCCTGGAGATGAAGAAGTTCTGCCCTCGCGACGGCAAGCACACCCTGCACCGCGAGACCCGCTGA
- a CDS encoding LysR family transcriptional regulator — protein METRELQYFVAVAEELHFGRAAQRLGMAQPPLSRAIQRLERRLGATLFERSSRGVALTPAGEVLLREGRAALAAVSAAERRTRRAAGADGEAGLVLVTKAGASVELLAKLLDAYAAEPGAVPVHLLLCGTGEQEGILRDGRADVALLHLPFDSTAGLDTEVLQDEGQVAVLPAGHPLSSREQVELSEVEALTDAPLRFPAPAGSADDLGVHGSTELFQLVGLGRASAVLPESVRLQLGSEHAVVPVVDAPRVTTVIAWPPHSTSLPLAALVRTATRL, from the coding sequence GTGGAGACGCGCGAGCTGCAGTACTTCGTCGCGGTCGCGGAGGAGCTGCACTTCGGGCGCGCGGCGCAGCGGCTGGGGATGGCCCAGCCCCCGCTCTCCCGGGCGATCCAGCGCCTGGAGCGCCGGCTCGGCGCCACTTTGTTCGAGCGCTCGAGCAGGGGGGTGGCGCTGACACCGGCCGGCGAGGTGCTCCTGCGCGAGGGGCGTGCGGCGCTCGCTGCCGTGTCCGCCGCGGAGCGGCGCACCCGCCGCGCCGCCGGGGCCGACGGCGAGGCCGGCCTCGTCCTGGTCACCAAGGCGGGCGCCTCGGTCGAGCTGCTCGCCAAGCTGCTCGACGCGTATGCCGCCGAGCCGGGCGCCGTCCCCGTGCACCTCCTGCTCTGCGGCACCGGCGAGCAGGAGGGCATCCTGCGCGACGGCCGCGCCGACGTGGCGCTGCTGCACCTGCCGTTCGACTCCACGGCGGGCCTGGACACCGAGGTGCTGCAGGACGAGGGGCAGGTCGCCGTCCTGCCCGCGGGCCACCCGCTCTCGAGCCGCGAGCAGGTCGAGCTGTCGGAGGTGGAGGCGCTCACCGACGCCCCGCTGCGGTTCCCCGCGCCCGCCGGCAGTGCCGACGACCTCGGGGTGCACGGCTCGACCGAGCTCTTCCAGCTCGTCGGGCTTGGCCGGGCCAGTGCGGTGCTCCCGGAGTCCGTCCGGCTCCAGCTCGGGTCGGAGCACGCCGTCGTGCCCGTCGTCGACGCCCCGCGGGTGACGACCGTGATCGCCTGGCCGCCGCACAGCACCTCGCTGCCGCTGGCCGCCCTCGTGCGCACCGCGACCCGGCTCTGA
- a CDS encoding SDR family NAD(P)-dependent oxidoreductase, producing MTPTNPTSSPSRPTTALVTGANKGIGYEIAAGLGALGWSVGVGARDDARREAAVRRLRDAGYDAFGVPLDVTDDDSVAATAALLEERGGLDVLVNNAGITGGMPQLPSEVTVEQLRTVLDVNVFGVVRTMQAFLPQLRRSAHPRVVVMSSGVGSLTRQAATTDPLATGPVSGAYSPSKTYLNAVTLQFVKELAERGEQRILVNLACPGFVATDLNNFAGVRSPQEGAQVAIRLATLPDDGPTGGYFEDAGPIPW from the coding sequence ATGACACCAACCAACCCCACCTCATCCCCGAGCCGGCCGACCACCGCGCTGGTCACCGGCGCGAACAAGGGCATCGGCTACGAGATCGCAGCGGGCCTGGGCGCCCTCGGCTGGAGCGTCGGCGTCGGCGCCCGTGACGACGCCCGGCGCGAGGCCGCCGTGCGACGGCTGCGGGATGCCGGGTACGACGCCTTCGGGGTGCCCCTCGACGTCACCGACGACGACAGCGTCGCCGCGACCGCGGCACTGCTGGAGGAACGGGGCGGCCTGGACGTCCTGGTCAACAACGCCGGCATCACCGGCGGGATGCCACAGCTGCCCAGCGAGGTGACCGTCGAGCAGCTGCGCACCGTCCTCGACGTCAACGTGTTCGGGGTCGTCCGCACGATGCAGGCGTTCCTGCCCCAGCTCCGGCGGTCCGCCCACCCGCGGGTGGTGGTCATGTCCAGCGGGGTCGGCAGCCTCACCCGGCAGGCGGCCACGACCGACCCGCTGGCCACCGGCCCCGTCTCGGGCGCCTACTCCCCCTCGAAGACGTACCTCAACGCGGTCACGCTGCAGTTCGTCAAGGAGCTGGCCGAGCGCGGCGAGCAGCGGATCCTGGTCAACCTCGCCTGCCCGGGCTTCGTCGCGACGGACCTCAACAACTTCGCCGGCGTGCGCAGCCCGCAGGAGGGCGCGCAGGTCGCGATCCGGCTGGCGACGCTGCCCGACGACGGCCCGACCGGCGGCTACTTCGAGGACGCGGGCCCGATCCCCTGGTGA